The following is a genomic window from Pseudomonadota bacterium.
GGCCGCGGCCGTCCTCCATGCCCAGGAGCCGCCGGCGTTGGTGCAGCGGTAGCTCGTGCCGCCGCAGCTCATGGTCTGGCACATGGTGTGGGTCGTCGCGTCGCAGGTCGTCGCCGTGCCGCCGCCGCACGCGCCGTTGGCCAGGTTGGCCCCGCACCCGGAGCACGCCCTGCTCGTGGTCAGGAGGTTCGACCCGCAGCTGTCCGTGCAGGAGCCGGCCGCGGTGCCGCAGCCCGCTCCGCCGGTGCACGTCACGGTGCAGCACTCGTTGCCGCCGCCCACGGCGCAGGTGGTCGTCGCGGCGGTGCACGAGCAGGCGTTGCACACGTCGCCCGTGCCGCTGCAGGTGCGCGTGCAACTCGGCGGGTAGTTGTAGTAGACGCTCGCCGCGCAGTAGTCCGCCGCGCAGGTCGTCGTGCCGCAAGACGTGCCCGCGGGCATCGGCGTCTCGGTGCAGGCGCTCGTGCCGTTGCACGCCCTGTTCATGCAGGACGTGGACGTGCAGGTGATCGCGGAGCCCTGGCAGACGCCGCCGCCGCACACGTCGCTGTAGGTGCAGGCGTTCCCGTCGTCGCACGCCGTGCTCGTCCGCCAGGCCCAAGTGCTGCCATTGTACGTGCAGTTGTACGTCAGACCGCCGCAGCTCACGGTCTGGCACGCGGTGTGGGTCGTCGCGTCGCAGGTGTAGGTCCCGCCGCCGCCGCAGGTGCCCGTGGCCCCGGCCGCCCCGCACCCGGTGCAGGACGAGGCCAGCGTGATCACGTTCGCGCCGCAGGACTCGCCGCCGCCGCAGGTGCCGGTCGCCGTGGAGCAGCCCGAGGCCGGGGTGCACACCGCGTTGCAGCAGCCTCCGGCGGTGCACGCGGTCGTGGCGGGCGTGCACGAGCAGTCGTCGCAGGCGCCGAACCCGTCGCAGTAGTCCGTGCAGGAGGCGCCGTAGTTGTACCAAGTCGTACCGACACACGTGTCCGCCGGGCAGGGCGTCGTGCCGCAGGTCGTCGTGTCGGGGAGCGGCGTCTCGGCGCACGTGGCGTCGCCGTCGCACGCCGAGTTCATGCAGGCCGTCGACGTGCAGGTGACCGAGGTGCCGTTGCAGCTGCCGCCGAAGCAGAGGTCGCCGTAGGTGCAGGCGTTCCCGTCGCTGCAGGAGACGGCCGTGCGCCACTCCCAGTTGCCGCCGGCGTTGGTGCAGTAGTACGTGTTGCCGCCGCAGCCCATGCTCTGGCACAGGGAGTGGGTGGAGGAGTTGCAGGTGTTCACCGTGCCGCCGCCGCAGAGCCCCGCGGCTCCGGCCGGGCCGCAGCCCGCGCAGGACTGCCCCAGGATCAGCTGGTAGCTCGAGCACTCGTCGGCGCAAGCGCCGCTCGCGGTGAGGCAGCCCGAGCCTTCGTCGCACGCCGCGGTGCAGCACTCGTTGCCGGCTCCCACGCCGCAGGTCGACGTGGCGGCGGTGCACGAGCAGGCGTTGCACGTGTCGCTCGTGCCGCTGCAGGTGCGCGTGCAGCTGGCCGGGTAGTTGTAGAAATCGAGGACGCTGCAGTAGTCCGCCGGGCAGGCCGTCGTGCCGCACGTCGTGGACGACGGCTTCGGCGTCTCGGTGCACGCGCTCGTGCCGTTGCACGTCTTGGTCATGCAGGAGGTGTCCGTGCAGGTGAGGGTGGTGCCTTTGCACGTTCCGATCGAACAGAGATCGTTGAAGGTGCACGGGTTGCCGTCGTCGCAGGTCGGATCCGAGGTCCAGCCCCAGCCGAACACCGGGTCCTCCAGGCAGTAGTAGAGCGTCCCGCCGCAGTTCTGCGCCTCGCACTCCGAGCTCGAGAATTCGTCACAGGCGTAGGAGCCGCCGGCCACGCACGTGCCCGCGGCGCCCGCCGCCCCGCAGCCCTGGCAGGTCTGGCCCACCTCGAGCAGGTTCTCCGTGCAGGTGTCCCCGCCGGTCCCGCACGTGCCCGCCGCGGTCTGGCACCCGAGCGTCGCGTTGCACACCGCCGTGCAGCACTCGTTGCCGCCGCCCACGCCGCAGGTCGCCGGCGTCGCGGTGCACGAGCAGGCGTTGCACGTGTCGTCCGTCCCGCTGCAGTACCGGGTGCAGGTCGCCGGGTAGTTGTAGTAGTCGAGGGTGGAGCAGTAGTCCGCCGGGCAGGCCGTCGTGCCGCACGTCGTGCCCGAGCTCTTCGGCGTCTCGGTGCACGTGCTCGTGCCGTTGCACGTCGAGGTCATGCAGTCCGTGGACGTGCAGGTGACCGTGGTCCCGGTGCAGCTGCCGCTGAAGCAGGCGTCGTTGAAGGTGCACGAGTTGCCGTCGTCGCACCCCACCGACGTGCGCCAGGCCCAGGTGCCCCCGGAGTTCGTGCAGCGGTACGTCGTGGCGCCGCAGGTCATGACCTGGCACATCTCGTGGCTCGCGGCGCTGCACGTGTGCACCGTGCCGCCGCTGCAGATCCCCTCGGCGTTGTTCGCGCCGCAGCCCTGGCAGCTCTCGCCGAGGGTGATCTGGTTCGCCGTGCAGGTCTCGGCGCAGGCGCCGTTCGTCGTGAGGCAGCCGCCCGTGGCCGCGTCGCAGCCCGTCACGCAGCACTCGTTGGCCGCGCCCACGCCGCAGGTCGTCGTCGCCGCGGAGCACGAGCAGCTGTTGCACGTGTCGCTCGTGCCGCTGCAGTAGCGGGTGCAGGTCGCCGGGTAGTTGTAGTACACGCTCGACAGGCAGTAGTCGGCCGCGCAGGCCGTGGTGCCGCAGGTCGTGCCCGAGCTCTTCGGTGTCTGCGTGCAGATGCTCGTGCCGTTGCACGTCTTGGTCATGCAGGCCGTGTCCGTGCAGGTGACGGCCGCGCCCTGGCACGTCCCGCCCGAGCAGGCGTCGTTGTAGGTGCACGCGGCGCCGTCGTCGCAGGTCGGGTCCGCGGTCCAGCCCCGGCCGTCCACCGGGTCCTCCAGGCAGTAGTACTGCACCCCGCCGCAGCTCCGCGCCTCGCACTCGGGGTGCGTGCCGTCGTCGCAGGTGTACGAGCCGCCAGCGACGCAGACGCCGGTCGCGCCTCCCGCCCCGCAGCCCTCGCAGACCTGGCCCACCTCCAGCAGGTTCTCCCCGCAGGTGTCGCCGCCGGTCCCGCACGAGCCCGCCGCGGTCTGGCACCCGAGCGTCTCGCTGCACGACGCCGTGCAGCACTCGTTGCCCGCCCCCACCCCGCACGCCGTCGTCGTCGCCGTGCACGAGCAGGCGTTGCACGTGTCGCTCGTCCCGCTGCAGTACCGCGTGCAGGTCGCCGGGTAGTTGTAGTAGTCGAGGCTCGTGCAGTAGTCCGCCGGGCACGCCGTCGTGCCGCACGTCGTCGACGACGGCTTCGGCGTCTCGGTGCACAGGCTCGTGCCGTTGCACGTCTTGGTCATGCAGGACGTGGACGTGCAGGAGACGCCGATCCCCTCGCACACGCCGCCCGAGCAGACGTCGCCGTACGTGCACAGGTTCCCGTCGTCGCACGCCGTGCTCGTCCGCCACGCCCACGTGCCGCCCGAGTTCGTGCAGCGGTACGTCGTGCCGCCGCAGAGGCTCGTCTGGCACGAGGTCGCCGCGCTGCACGTCGTGGACGTCCCCGGGCTGCACGTGCCGTCGGCCAGGTTCTCCCCGCAGTCCATGCAGAGCCGGCCCGTCGTCACGGTCGTCGCGTTGCAGATGTCCGCGCAGGCCCCGGCCGCCGTGTTGCAGCCGGTGACGTCGTCGCACCCGACGGTGCAGCACTGGTCCAGCGGGCCCACGTCGCAGAGATCCTCCGTGTCGGCGCACGAGCAGGGGCTGCACGTGTCGTCGACCCCGCTGCAGGTCCGCGTGCAGGTCTCCGGGTAGGAGTAGAACGCGTCGGAGACGCAGAAGTCCGCCGGGCAGGCCGACGAGCCGCACGTCGTCGACGACGGCTTCGGCGTCTCGGTGCACGCGCTCGTGCCGTTGCACGTCTTGGTCGTGCAGGTCGTGTCCGTGCAGCTGACGGCCGCGCCCTGGCACGCCCCGCCCGTGCAGACGTCGTCGTACGTGCACGCGTCGCCGTCGTTGCAGAACGACTCCATCGTCCAGCCCCAGCCGTCCACCGGGTCCTCCAGGCAGTAGTACTCGTCCCCGTCGCAGCTCCGCGCCTCGCACTCCGAGTGCGTGGCGTCGTCGCAGGGGTACGAGCCGCCGGCCACGCACGTGCCCGCCGCGCCCGCCGCCCCGCAGCCCTGGCAGCTCTGGTTCACCTCGAGCAGGTTCTCCGTGCAGGTGTCCCCGCCCGCCCCGCACAGCCCGGCCGCCGTCTGGCACCCGAGCGTCGCGCTGCACGACGCCGTGCAGCACTCGTTCCCGGCCCCCACGCCGCACGCCTTCGGCACCGCCGTGCAGGCGCAGGCGCTGCACGTGTCGTCCGTGCCGCTGCAGTATCGCTGGCAGCTGGCCGGGTAGTTGTAGAAGTCGAGGACGCTGCAGTAGTCCGCCGGACAGGCCGTCGTGCCGCACACCGTCGACGACGGCTTCGGCGTCTCCAGGCACGCGCTCGTGCCGTTGCACACCGAGCTCATGCAGTCCGTGGACGTGCAGGTGATCGTCGTGCCGACGCAATTGTCGCTGAAGCAGACGTCGTTGTAGGAGCACGGGTCGCCGTCGTCGCACAGCACCGACGTGCGCCAGGCCCAGGTCCCCCCGGTGTTCGTGCAGCGGTACGTCGTGCCGCCGCAGGTCAGGGTCTGGCAGATGTCGTGGCTCGCGGCGCTGCACGTGTACGACCCGCCGCCCGAGCAGATCCCCTCGCCGCCGGCCCCGCCGCAGCCCACGCAGAACTGCCCGATGAG
Proteins encoded in this region:
- a CDS encoding immune inhibitor A, translating into MPSHHVTFWKSAIPLFVAMSVGCAEVDVTKHDDTDTTTDSETGADTDTDIDTDTDTDSDTDTDTDSDTDTDSDTDTDGDAGTEPVPCTEETALELCGDVELCVDGYCCDDVCDGECEACNLLDMEGVCSFIGAGEDPSEECAEEAPESCGTTGSCDGYGACDQYGGETTCGTTACLEYYCDGGTYWHNPESCANSCDGAGGCGACTCTPLDGTACAVGGANECCEATCVDGMGCVTTAGACPDTCSATALTVESPCDGCGANLADGTCGAGTAYGCDSANACEQRACGGVDYLCTNAGGAWEWREGAACDDANPCTYDDACTGGACEGTAVDCTSTECMTRTCNGTSACTETAQPDTTSCGTSACPADYCVSTVFYNYPGSCTRYCSGTDETCEACSCTAAEAPCGVGPANQCCVATCDAASGGCLTEDGVCPESCTANQLLIGQFCVGCGGAGGEGICSGGGSYTCSAASHDICQTLTCGGTTYRCTNTGGTWAWRTSVLCDDGDPCSYNDVCFSDNCVGTTITCTSTDCMSSVCNGTSACLETPKPSSTVCGTTACPADYCSVLDFYNYPASCQRYCSGTDDTCSACACTAVPKACGVGAGNECCTASCSATLGCQTAAGLCGAGGDTCTENLLEVNQSCQGCGAAGAAGTCVAGGSYPCDDATHSECEARSCDGDEYYCLEDPVDGWGWTMESFCNDGDACTYDDVCTGGACQGAAVSCTDTTCTTKTCNGTSACTETPKPSSTTCGSSACPADFCVSDAFYSYPETCTRTCSGVDDTCSPCSCADTEDLCDVGPLDQCCTVGCDDVTGCNTAAGACADICNATTVTTGRLCMDCGENLADGTCSPGTSTTCSAATSCQTSLCGGTTYRCTNSGGTWAWRTSTACDDGNLCTYGDVCSGGVCEGIGVSCTSTSCMTKTCNGTSLCTETPKPSSTTCGTTACPADYCTSLDYYNYPATCTRYCSGTSDTCNACSCTATTTACGVGAGNECCTASCSETLGCQTAAGSCGTGGDTCGENLLEVGQVCEGCGAGGATGVCVAGGSYTCDDGTHPECEARSCGGVQYYCLEDPVDGRGWTADPTCDDGAACTYNDACSGGTCQGAAVTCTDTACMTKTCNGTSICTQTPKSSGTTCGTTACAADYCLSSVYYNYPATCTRYCSGTSDTCNSCSCSAATTTCGVGAANECCVTGCDAATGGCLTTNGACAETCTANQITLGESCQGCGANNAEGICSGGTVHTCSAASHEMCQVMTCGATTYRCTNSGGTWAWRTSVGCDDGNSCTFNDACFSGSCTGTTVTCTSTDCMTSTCNGTSTCTETPKSSGTTCGTTACPADYCSTLDYYNYPATCTRYCSGTDDTCNACSCTATPATCGVGGGNECCTAVCNATLGCQTAAGTCGTGGDTCTENLLEVGQTCQGCGAAGAAGTCVAGGSYACDEFSSSECEAQNCGGTLYYCLEDPVFGWGWTSDPTCDDGNPCTFNDLCSIGTCKGTTLTCTDTSCMTKTCNGTSACTETPKPSSTTCGTTACPADYCSVLDFYNYPASCTRTCSGTSDTCNACSCTAATSTCGVGAGNECCTAACDEGSGCLTASGACADECSSYQLILGQSCAGCGPAGAAGLCGGGTVNTCNSSTHSLCQSMGCGGNTYYCTNAGGNWEWRTAVSCSDGNACTYGDLCFGGSCNGTSVTCTSTACMNSACDGDATCAETPLPDTTTCGTTPCPADTCVGTTWYNYGASCTDYCDGFGACDDCSCTPATTACTAGGCCNAVCTPASGCSTATGTCGGGESCGANVITLASSCTGCGAAGATGTCGGGGTYTCDATTHTACQTVSCGGLTYNCTYNGSTWAWRTSTACDDGNACTYSDVCGGGVCQGSAITCTSTSCMNRACNGTSACTETPMPAGTSCGTTTCAADYCAASVYYNYPPSCTRTCSGTGDVCNACSCTAATTTCAVGGGNECCTVTCTGGAGCGTAAGSCTDSCGSNLLTTSRACSGCGANLANGACGGGTATTCDATTHTMCQTMSCGGTSYRCTNAGGSWAWRTAAACDDGDPGTTGDTCQTDGSCVGTITDVGDCCTVHSGTGCTNSAISSCVCAVDSYCCSTSWDSLCVSEVESEGCGVCPACATCAWSANFTSTNGGFTASGTTTFAWGAPTSGPSAAHTGSNVWATNLSGDYTNSENGYITSPIINLSAYSGSSVSLNWWQWYAGESCCDYLSVEISNDGGATWSVVYGPFDNTDVTASTWTKQTYLAGSSYAVSNFRFRLHFTSDSSVVGAGWYVDDFCVAPLVTNSATYSQNFDSSNGGYAVSGSTTTWEHGAPTSGPMAAHSGSSLWATELHGVYLVYEDGYITSPNIDLSSLSAAPALQVGWWQWYAGETCCDYGRMEVSNDGGTTWTTAWGPSYGSTTGSWLQPSASISTTYAVSNFRLRFFFHSDVSIVYDGWYLDDVAISAFTTSPTACEP